Proteins from a genomic interval of Aspergillus flavus chromosome 7, complete sequence:
- a CDS encoding vacuolar H+/Ca2+ exchanger (vacuolar Ca/H(+) exchanger), with translation MGSIEELSTTRREGQGNEGLRIAQPAGSHDGSLLPTHNEKASLRRNRLFRIDTAGESGRSGIHPIHFLRVCLKSTCTLSMLVNVLWPFVPAAIVIHFARPDLHIWIFALNYIAMVPSANLLGFAGGELAKKLPKVLGVLLETTLSSVVEIVLFMVLIHNDINGNLIPVIQAAILGSVLANLLLCLGLCFFFGGMGREHQSFHEAVSEVGTGLLLVAGFGLLIPSAFFSALSANSSKTTITQEALSQSTLVISRATAVILLVAFLMYLVYNLHSHHSIFDEVLELDEHKDEDREEELKRAKLTLVECFVAISVSIACVCMSAVFLVQEIEHIVHERGVSDNFMGLILVPLVEKAAEHLTAIDEAWDNQINFALFHCLGPSIQTALLNAPLAVLVGWGLDKEMGLNFEIFMIVLVVLSILVVGNFLRDGKSNWLEGGLCVLIYVIIAVTTWYYPQIEAEGVSIHHEA, from the exons ATGGGTAGTATAGAGGAATTGTCCACTACACGACGAGAGGGACAGGGCAACGAAGGGTTGAGAATCGCCCAGCCGGCGGGCTCACACGATGGTTCCCTACTCCCCACACATAACGAAAAGGCTTCCCTTCGCCGCAATAGATTGTTCCGTATAGATACAGCTGGTGAGAGCGGGCGAAGCGGGATTCACCCAATTCACTTTCTCCGTGTGTGCTTGAAGAGCACTTGTACCCTGTCAATGTTGGTAAATGTTCTTTGGCCGTTTGTCCCAGCGGCTATCGTCATCCACTTTGCTCGGCCTGATCTTCATATCTGGATCTTTGCTCTAAATTATATTGCAATGGTTCCCTCAGCAAACTTGCTTGGTTTCGCAGGAGGGGAGCTCGCGAAGAAGTTACCCAAGGTTCTCGGGGTTCTGTTGGAGACAACGTTGAGCTCGGTGGTAGAGATTGTCCTCTTTATGGTTCTGATACATAATGATATTAACGGCAACCTGATTCCCGTCATTCAGGCAGCGATCCTCGGTTCTGTGTTGGCAAATCTTTTGCTTTGTCTAGGCctgtgctttttctttggaggcATGGGGCGTGAGCACCAGTCGTTCCATGAGGCTGTGAGCGAGGTGGGCACTGGGCTCCTCCTAGTTGCCGGCTTCGGTCTCTTGATTCCGAGTGCTTTCTTTTCGGCACTAAGCGCAAACAGCTCTAAGACAACCATTACCCAGGAAGCCCTGTCTCAGTCTACCTTGGTGATCAGCAGGGCCACTGCCGTTATCCTCCTGGTCGCTTTTCTGAT GTATCTGGTTTACAACCTACATAGCCATCACAGTATATTCGACGAGGTCCTTGAACTAGATGAACATAAGGATGAAGACCGGGAAGAGGAATTGAAGCGTGCAAAGCTTACGCTAGTCGAATGCTTCGTGGCCATCTCAGTATCTATCGCATGTGTCTGCATGTCTGCTGTTTTCTTGGTCCAGGAGATTGAACATATTGTCCATGAAAGAGGCGTTTCGGATAACTTCATGGGCCTAATTCTTGTTCCCCTGGTAGAGAAAGCAGCAGAGCATTTGACTGCTATTGATGAAGCCTG GGATAACCAAATTAACTTTGCACTCTTCCACTGCCTCGGTCCATCCATCCAGACCGCTTTGCTAAATGCTCCACTTGCGGTCCTTGTCGGCTGGGGACTTGATAAGGAAATGGGTCTTAATTTTGAGATCTTTATGATTGTCTTGGTAGTATTATCCATTCTGGTCGTCGGCAACTTCCTGCGGGACGGCAAGTCCAACTGGCTCGAGGGGGGCCTCTGTGTGCTTATATATGTGATCATTGCAGTCACTACATGGTATTACCCCCAGATTGAGGCTGAGGGAGTATCCATCCATCATGAGGCATGA
- a CDS encoding putative cystathionine beta-synthase — translation MSCITTPAIPPVALESITQHIGNTPLVRLNRLPRSLGIEATVYAKLEYFNAGGSVKDRIALRMIEEAERSGRIKPGDTLIEPTSGNTGIGLALVGAVKGYKTIITLPEKMSAEKVAVLKALNATIIRTPNEAAYDSPESHIGVAKRLEKELPNAHILDQYGNENNPLAHELGTAEEVWTQTKGQIKAIVAGAGTGGTITGLSRGLKKHNPAIKVIAADPHGSILALPPSLNEDHVNEPYKVEGIGYDFIPQVLDQQAVDQWYKTGDKDSFQYARRLIAEEGLLVGGSSGSAISALAQAAKDYNFGKDDVVVVILPDSIRSYLTKFADDDWLAANGLLTSPPVETADLPSTLQPHEQKDAFAGSRVRSLRLKPITTVQSNTPCETAIEMMRDRGFDQLPVLAPSGKKLVGLVTLGNVLSRLTHGRATGKSPVSDVMFNFSKISEVVTDPRDMGLTSATLGKADNSESRIKDRKFVEITMDTPLGVLNRFFEWNSAAVVTERDEQGVMRPVAVATKVDLLTWMLHQKDEST, via the exons ATGTCCTGCATTACCACGCCAGCCATTCCTCCGGTGGCTCTTGAATCAATCACTCAACACATTGGTAACACGCCCCTCGTGCGCTTGAACAGACTTCCACGTAGCCTTGGGATTGAGGCAACTGTCTATGCGAAATTGGAATATTTCAATGCTGGAGGAAGTGTAAAAGATAGGATTGCTCTGCGCATGATCGAAGAGGCCGAACGATCAGGGCGCATAAAGCCTGGTGATACTCTCATCGAACCCACTAGCGGTAACAC TGGAATTGGTTTGGCGCTCGTCGGCGCTGTAAAGG GATACAAGACCATAATTACTCTCCCGGAGAAGATGTCAGCTGAGAAGGTGGCTGTACTGAAAGCGTTGAATGCAACTATCATCCGCACTCCTAATGAAGCGGCGTATGATTCACCGGAATCTCACATCGGTGTCGCCAAGCGTCTTGAGAAGGAACTCCCGAACGCGCACATCCTGGACCAATATGGTAACGAAAACAACCCGCTGGCCCACGAATTGGGTACAGCGGAAGAAGTCTGGACGCAGACCAAGGGCCAAATTAAGGCTATCGTCGCCGGTGCAGGAACTGGTGGAACAATCACTGGACTGTCTCGGGGCCTGAAGAAGCATAACCCCGCTATCAAGGTTATTGCGGCTGATCCCCATGGTTCCATCTTAGCTTTGCCGCCTTCACTAAATGAAGATCATGTAAACGAACCATACAAGGTCGAAGGAATTGGATATGATTTCATTCCCCAAGTGCTCGACCAGCAGGCCGTGGACCAGTGGTACAAAACTGGAGATAAGGATTCATTCCAGTACGCTCGGCGGTTAATTGCTGAAGAGGGCCTCCTTGTAGGAGGAAGCAGTGGGAGCGCCATATCGGCTCTGGCGCAAGCGGCAAAGGACTACAACTTCGGGAAGGATGATGTGGTTGTTGTCATTTTGCCTGATAGCATCAGAAGCTATTTGACTAAG TTTGCTGACGATGACTGGCTTGCTGCTAATGGACTTTTGACATCGCCTCCGGTCGAAACTGCGGACCTGCCCTCAACACTGCAGCCACACGAACAAAAGGATGCCTTCGCTGGATCAAGGGTCAGGTCGCTGAGGTTGAAGCCTATTACAACCGTCCAGTCCAATACCCCTTGTGAAACTGCCATCGAAATGATGCGAGACCGCGGATTCGACCAACTACCAGTGCTTGCACCTTCTGGCAAGAAGCTCGTAGGACTAGTGACTCTAGGGAATGTTCTAAGTCGACTCACCCACGGACGTGCTACTGGGAAGAGCCCTGTGTCAGATGTTATGTTCAACTTCAGTAAAATCTCCGAGGTGGTCACTGACCCAAGAGATATGGGATTGACCAGTGCGACGCTAGGAAAAGCGGATAACTCGGAGTCCCGGATTAAAGACCGGAAATTTGTGGAGATTACTATGGACACGCCTCTCGGCGTATTGAATCGCTTCTTCGAATGGAACAGTGCTGCGGTCGTTACTGAGAGGGATGAACAAGGAGTGATGAGACCAGTGGCAGTTGCAACAAAGGTCGATCTACTTACATGGATGCTTCATCAGAAGGACGAATCGACATGA
- a CDS encoding short chain dehydrogenase/reductase, translated as MSGFFTYRQFSLYDTPSLANQVAVVTGGQAGIGKEITAQLLLHGIETVYVLARSHDKYIRAQEEWQRRIGGSLGKGDTRVQFIQCDLADIVAAKSAANELKHKTDRLDIMICNAAIGVSTNYERSPQGIEQVFASNCVGHQVLATNLLPLMKRTINQGKASNGRIAVASSSMHVFCRELNLDLLTSPTRLKPAYIDGVWRYARAKVGNILFARELSLRLMQEEDPASSKIYVNAFFPGNIVTDQWSVWDEYIGEALGSLFRLLFSIIGQSLEDGAANAIYLAASPKVISNSTRGQYFIPIAKPYKTTAIASDMKLARDLWDWTEAKAAEALGPEEQAKTRTVDG; from the exons ATGTCTGGCTTTTTTACTTATCGGCAATTCTCCCTATATGACACCCCCTCCTTGGCCAACCAAGTGGCCGTTGTAACG GGTGGTCAAGCAGGCATAGGAAAGG AGATCACTGCGCAGCTCCTTCTGCATGGAATTGAGACGGTTTACGTACTTGCCCGAAGCCATGATAAGTATATACGAGCGCAGGAGGAATGGCAGCGTCGTATTGGTGGTTCCCTGGGGAAGGGTGATACGAGAGTCCAGTTCATCCAATGCGACCTCGCAGATATAGTGGCTGCCAAGAGTGCAGCCAATGAACTCAAGCACAAAACTGACAGGCTTGATATCATGATTTGCAATGCTG CCATTGGTGTATCAACCAACTATGAACGGTCGCCGCAGGGTATTGAACAGGTATTTGCTTCGAACTGCGTTGGCCATCAGGTGTTGGCAACCAATCTGCTGCCCCTCATGAAGCGTACTATCAACCAAGGCAAGGCTAGCAATGGGCGAATTGCGGTAGCTAGTTCGTCTATGCACGTATTTTGCCGTGAACTTAACCTCGACCTTCTCACATCACCCACTCGTCTTAAGCCTGCATATATCGACGGTGTGTGGCGTTATGCTCGCGCGAAAGTAGGGAACATACTTTTTGCAAGGGAACTTAGCCTTCGGTTGATGCAGGAAGAGGATCCGGCAAGTAGCAAGATTTACGTTAATGCCTTTTTCCCAGGTAACATCGTTACCGATCAGTGGAGTGTTTGGGATGAGTATATCGGAGAAGCCCTGGGTTCCCTGTTTAGGCTCCTATTCTCAATCATTGGTCAGAGCTTGGAAGATGGTGCTGCAAATGCAATTTATTTGGCCGCGAGTCCAAAGGTAATATCAAACAGCACCCGTGGTCAGTACTTCATCCCTATCGCAAAACCGTACAAGACAACTGCCATTGCTAGCGATATGAAACTTGCTCGTGATCTTTGG GATTGGACAGAggccaaagcagcagaggCTCTAGGCCCCGAAGAACAAGCTAAAACCCGTACCGTCGATGGTTAA
- a CDS encoding putative SRP receptor beta subunit (unnamed protein product), with the protein MGSHADWRSIGGIATSLLDGNPIAIAITAFIAFGLPVLLHLIFYQTVASPPSSNFLLLGPSGAGKTAFLSLLEAKSSPLAKKQTQLTHTSQTSILTTVSLPASVPTASNRYRSVNDPSLKDTSKNPVKYRVRDTPGHGKIRGPHGISQLSSMSDSKDSKSKLRGVIFTVDTAALSDVEVLRDTASYLYDVLLILQKRALNKGKSSLKVASEIPILVAANKQDLFTALPPGSVREKLEAEIDKIRKFKSKSLMDASVDASMGDGDDDILGSSDAQDTFSFKLLEDEVGVRVDVVGGAVKGDEGSDLGSGVRKWEEWIGQCL; encoded by the exons ATGGGGAGTCACGCAGATTGGAGATCAATCGGCGGCATTGCTACTAGTCTGCTCGATGGAAATCCCATCGCTATCGCTATTACCGCATTTATTGCATTCGGGCTGCCAGTACTGCTGCACCTGATTTTCTATCAAACAGTTGCCTCGCCGCCATCTAGCAACTTCTTACTACTTGGACCCAGCGGAGCAGGCAAAACTGCTTTCTTGTCCCTG CTTGAAGCGAAATCGTCGCCTCTTGCGAAGAAGCAGACTCAGCTCACGCATACTTCTCAGACGTCAATTCTAACAACCGTCAGCCTTCCCGCCTCCGTTCCCACTGCCTCAAATCGCTACCGGTCGGTCAATGATCCATCCTTGAAGGACACATCCAAAAACCCTGTCAAATACCGTGTGAGAGATACCCCTGGCCATGGCAAAATACGGGGACCTCACGGTATCTCGCAACTTTCCTCCATGTCAGACTCGAAAGACTCGAAATCCAAACTACGTGGGGTCATCTTCACTGTTGACACCGCCGCTCTCTCTGATGTTGAAGTGTTACGCGATACAGCCTCGTATCTGTACGACGTCCTCCTTATTCTTCAAAAACGGGCATTGAATAAAGGCAAGTCGTCTCTTAAGGTGGCCTCGGAGATCCCTATCCTTGTGGCTGCCAACAAGCAAGATCTTTTCACAGCTCTGCCCCCTGGTTCTGTGCGGGAGAAGTTAGAAGCTGAGATCGATAAAATACGCAAGTTCAAGAGCAAGAGTCTCATGGATGCCAGCGTTGATGCTAGTATGGGCgacggtgatgatgatattcTGGGTAGCAGTGATGCGCAGGATACATTcagcttcaagctcttggaAGACGAAGTCGGCGTGAGAGTTGATGTTGTCGGCGGCGCTGTTAAGGGTGATGAGGGGAGTGATCTCGGGTCTGGTGTCAGGAAGTGGGAAGAGTGGATTGGCCAGTGTCTGTGA
- a CDS encoding putative beta-1,6-glucan biosynthesis protein (beta-1,6-glucan biosynthesis protein), producing MRLICSLPVVLPLFSTALADVEFIAPARGTIMKAGDVVTAHWKDSGESPRISELVQYDLYLCAGGDTLGSQENLAILIKDGVFARGNSVSFKIDPAVGGNEPNAYFLKMVASGPDAHVINFSDRFTLTDMAGAFSSNLEDGIGLLSEGHGQQELRRRQAAGAYTIPYQLQTGPTRYAPMAKKPGSTIPADKSPTPQFPTSAYEIATAYLSAPTIQTTVSASLTYSVSSIENTASPAPHPHDKKMKRFLERWKD from the exons ATGAGACTCATATGCTCGTTACCTGTGGTCCTCCCTCTATTCTCGACAGCGCTGGCAGATGTCGAGTTCATAGCGCCAGCGCGTGGCACAATAATGAAGGCCGGGGATGTAGTAACAGCACACTGGAAGGACTCTGGCGAGTCTCCTCGCATTTCCGAACTTGTACAGTACGACCTTTATCTTTGTGCTGGCGGAGACACATTAGGGTCCCAG GAGAACCTGGCTATCCTTATCAAAGATGGTGTCTTTGCCCGCGGCAACTCTGTTTCTTTCAAGATTGATCCAGCAGTTGGCGGCAACGAACCAAACGCATA CTTCCTGAAAATGGTTGCATCTGGTCCCGACGCCCATGTAATCAATTTCTCCGATCGTTTCACGCTCACAGACATGGCTGGCGCTTTCTCGTCGAATTTGGAGGATGGCATTGGTTTGCTTAGCGAAGGCCATGGGCAACAGGAACTGCGTAGAAGGCAAGCTGCTGGAGCTTATACTATCCCATACCAATTGCAGACCGGGCCTACAAGATATGCGCCTATGGCTAAAAAGCCTGGGTCGACAATTCCAGCGGATAAGTCGCCAACTCCCCAATTCCCGACTAGCGCATACGAGATTGCTACTGCATACCTTTCTGCACCTACAATTCAGACTACCGTGTCGGCTTCTTTAACGTACTCTGTTTCCAGTATCGAGAATACT GCATCCCCTGCACCACATCCTCATGAtaagaagatgaagaggttTTTGGAGAGGTGGAAGGATTGA
- a CDS encoding gamma-glutamyl kinase (glutamate 5-kinase), with product MASQRLTIVIKLGTSSIVDESTHEPILSILTLIVEAAAKLRRDGHNVVLVSSGAVGVGLRRMDVEERPKNLPRIQALAAVGQCRLMSLWDGLFSHLRLPVAQILLTRNDIADRTQYVNAQNTFSQLFDMGVIPIVNENDTIAVSEIKFGDNDTLSAITAAMVKADYLFLMTDVDCLYTANPRHNPNARPIEVVSDISSLEADVSSAGSSLGTGGMSTKIVAAKLGTSAGVTTIITKSSKPGNVHEIVKYLQQVKQEEHTHTTTTMNGTVTEAPPLHTRFLPSDHPVQSRTFWLLHGLKPHGTIFIDHGAYSALQKKASLLPAGVVGVDGHFAQQEAVRLVVVQRLSPDSLNGDFLHHGQEPKEVGRALVNYGSLEIERIKGHRSTQIQTLLGYADSEYVALRENISFFQQDDPSWR from the exons ATGGCCTCTCAACGTCTCACAATCGTTATCAAATTAG GGACTAGTTCCATAGTAGATGAAAGCACCCATGAGCCGATACTTTCGATTCTCACTCTGATAGTTGAAGCCGCCGCCAAGCTTCGCCGGGACGGCCATAATGTCGTTCTTGTTTCCTCGGGGGCTGTTGGTGTGGGGTTGCGGAGGATGGATGTGGAAGAAAGGCCCAAGAATTTGCCTCGCATTCAG GCACTCGCGGCTGTTGGACAATGCAGACTCATGAGTCTCTGGGATGGTTTATTTTCACACCTTCGTTTACCAGTGGCTCAGATTCTCTTGACTAGGAACGACATAGCAGAT AGAACGCAATATGTCAACGCCCAAAATACTTTTTCACAGCTTTTTGATATGGGCGTGATCCCTATTGTCAATGAAAACGATACTATAGCCGTTTCG GAAATCAAATTTGGTGATAACGATACACTGTCGGCCATAACAGCCGCCATGGTCAAGGCCGACTACCTTTTTCTGATGACGGATGTTGACTGCCTTTATACTGCTAATCCACGCCACAACCCAAATGCAAGACCCATCGAAGTTGTCTCAGATATATCCTCGTTGGAAGCCGATGTGTCCTCAGCTGGATCCTCCCTTGGGACTGGGGGTATGAGCACCAAAATTGTTGCTGCAAAATTAGGAACTAGCGCTGGCGTAACGACGATTATCACCAAGAGCTCGAAACCTGGAAACGTTCATGAGATTGTAAAATATCTCCAGCAGGTTaagcaagaagaacatacccatacaaccacaacaatgAATGGAACAGTCACTGAAGCACCCCCTCTGCATACACGCTTCCTCCCTTCTGACCATCCGGTTCAATCCAGGACATTCTGGCTGCTCCACGGTCTGAAGCCCCATGGAACCATATTCATTGACCACGGCGCATACAGTGCCCTCCAGAAGAAAGCCAGTCTCCTACCAGCGGGTGTTGTCGGTGTGGATGGTCATTTTGCGCAACAGGAGGCAGTACGTCTAGTTGTAGTACAGAGACTCTCCCCTGATTCATTGAATGGCGATTTTCTCCACCACGGCCAGGAGCCTAAAGAGGTTGGGCGTGCATTGGTCAACTACGGCAGCCTCGAAATCGAGCGCATCAAAGGGCACAGGAGTACTCAAATTCAGACTTTGCTTGGATACGCAGATAGTGAATATGTCGCTCTTCGAGAAAATATCTCCTTCTTTCAACAGGACGATCCTTCATGGCGGTAG
- a CDS encoding putative Ku70-binding protein: MLASSKMPESQPSSTSEPRVSAHNNGCLPGDDIWTQWRNIFAILTGKMSDEGIEQFRVARDIRNEAADCKRCEDQRDYLLQWSPVIRYLSDNIRQLGGDLSSHNIYCRRCTNRKAGGFDPDFGILLCANEMKDQGHLEDTMAHEMVHAYDHLRFKVDWADNLRHAACTEIRASSLSGECRWAREFFRRGQWRFTQQHQECVKRRAILSVRARPTCKDEAHAERVVNEVWDSCFRDTRPFDEIYR; the protein is encoded by the exons ATGCTTGCTTCTTCCAAAATGCCAGAGTCACAACCGTCTAGTACCTCAGAACCTCGAGTAAGTGCTCACAATAATGGGTGTCTACCAGGGGATGACATATGGACACAATGGCGTAATATCTTTGCAATCTTGACGGGAAAAATGTCAGATGAAGGCATCGAACAGTTTCGTGTCGCAAGAGATATTCGAAATGAAGCCGCAGATTGCAAGCGTTGTGAGGATCAGCGTGATTACCTTCTGCAATGGA GCCCTGTAATCCGTTATCTGAGTGACAACATTCGACAACTCGGAGGTGATCTCTCTAGCCACAATATCTACTGTCGCCGGTGTACGAATAGGAAAGCTGGAGGCTTTGACCCGGACTTTGGGATCCTGCTTTGCGCAAATGAGATGAAAGACCAAGGACATCTCGAGGACACAATGGCTCATGAAATGGTTCATGCTTATGATCACTTGAGATTTAAAGTTGACTGGGCAGATAACTTGAGACATGCGGCGTGTACTGAG ATACGGGCCAGCTCCCTTAGTGGGGAATGCAGATGGGCGCGGGAGTTCTTTCGACGAGGTCAATGGCGATTCACACAACAACATCAGGAATGTGtcaaaagaagagcaatcTTGTCGGTGCGGGCAAGGCCTACATGCAAGGATGAAGCTCACGCCGAGAGGGTTGTAAACGAAGTTTGGGATAGTTGCTTCAGAGACACTCGGCCGTTCGACGAAATCTACCGTTGA
- a CDS encoding putative serine/threonine protein kinase (serine/threonine-protein kinase ark1), which yields MATKTLESRFEHLSVKDENVSNNSCSTYAKNKGSLSTAVSVSGLGTTAQLNNSANRSNLLKLALQNTNDNKVNSINVSSSPTKGTLSHRNVDENGDQRHQTSLYDQPAPKKLHLGMFEIGKPLGKGKFGRVYLAKERSSGFVCALKVLHKSELQQGGVQKQVRREIEIQSNLRHPNVLRLYGHFQDSKRIFLILEFAGRGELYKHLRKEHRFPEWKAAQYIAQMAAALKYLHKKHVMHRDIKPENILVGIHGEIKISDFGWSVHAPNNRRQTMCGTLDYLPPEMLKPGSQDNYYSEKVDLWSLGVLTYEFLVGEAPFEDTPVMTQRRIARADMTVPSFVSPEAKDLIKRLLVLDPEKRISLDEIQKHPWILKHCLKDDRATKRSSGSSKEGKA from the exons ATGGCCACTAAGACTTTGGAAAGCCGCTTCGAACATCTTTCGGTCAAGGACGAGAATGTATCAAACAATAGCTGTAGCACCTATGCGAAGAATAAG GGCTCCCTGTCAACGGCTGTCTCCGTTTCTGGACTTGGGACCACGGCTCAATTGAACAATAGCGCCAATCGGTCGAATCTGCTCAAGCTGGCTCTGCAGAATACGAATGACAACAAGGTCAATTCGATAAATGTCAGTTCATCCCCTACCAAGGGTACATTATCGCATCGCAACGTAGATGAGAACGGTGACCAGCGCCACCAAACATCGCTTTATGACCAACCAGCACCGAAGAAGCTACATCTGGGAATGTTTGAAATAGGAAAGCCCTTGGGTAAGGGTAAATTTGGCCGCGTTTATCTAGCCAAAGAACGATCATCCGGTTTTGTGTGTGCTCTTAAGGTCTTGCACAAGTCTGAATTGCAACAGGGTGGGGTGCAAAAGCAGGTCCGAAGGGAGATTGAAATCCAGAGCAACTTACGCCACCCGAATGTTCTACGACTCTATGGTCACTTTCAAGACAGCAAGCGAATTTTCCTGATCCTTGAATTTGCCGGCCGGGGTGAGCTGTATAAACACCTGAGGAAAGAACATCGATTTCCGGAGTGGAAGGCTGCTCAGTATATTGCCCAGATGGCCGCTGCCTTGAAATATCTGCATAAGAAACATGTCATGCACCGTGACATAAAGCCGGAGAATATTCTCGTCGGCATCCATGGTGAAATCAAGATCAGTGATTTTGGGTGGAGTGTCCATGCGCCCAACAACAGGAGGCAGACAATGTGCGGAACGCTTGATTATCTACCACCCGAGATGCTCAAGCCAGGCTCACAGGATAACTACTACAGTGAAAAAGTCGATTTGTGGAGCTTAGGTGTACTGACTTACGAATTTTTGGTCGGAGAGGCTCCATTCGAGGACACACCTGTCATGACACAAAGACGGATTGCACGAGCAGACATGACAGTTCCTTCCTTTGTGAGCCCCGAGGCAAAAGACTTAATCAAAAGA TTACTTGTTCTTGATCCCGAGAAGCGTATTTCGCTAGATGAAATCCAAAAACACCCATGGATACTCAAGCACTGTCTTAAAGACGACCGAGCTACGAAAAGGAGTTCTGGTTCCTCAAAGGAAGGTAAAGCGTGA
- a CDS encoding type 2A phosphatase activator tip41, whose product MSSENSRVPSFAMGNPAAVFLAAEQPNTISVQGFKITTEKRPILKAEPIEDMTKRLGIAPPEMIFGDNFVSIQHEKSRWGINFNAFDALDRVDKTGASMLKVAYSKEWQRSREKTHEGIKEVVKPFDWSYTTDYTGTVQAGGRSFEPTTKSIPLELLKRPDPILFFDEVILYEDELADNGITMLSCKIRVMPARLLLLSRFFLRLDNVLFRLRDTRVYIDFENKEVIREFQSKELDYETVRQTLTTTRDDVPAVMRDPNRLSEILPLREKRLERVTLED is encoded by the exons ATGTCTTCTGAGAACTCTCGTGTGCCTTCATTCGCCATGGGGAATCCTGCTGCGGTGTTCCTCGCTGCTGAACAACCTAACACTATTTCCGTGCAAGGCTTCAAGATCACTACAGAAAAGCGGCCGATACTAAAAGCTGAACCGATTGAAGACATGACCAAAAGACTGGGAATCGCGCCGCCGGAAATGATCTTCGGTGACAACTTTGTCTCGATTCAACATGAAAAAAGCCGCTGGGGAATCAACTTCAACGCGTTTGACGCCTTGGATCGCGTGGACAAAACTGGCGCATCGATGCTCAAAGTCGCTTACTCTAAAGAGTGGCAGAGAAGCAG AGAAAAAACACATGAAGGCATCAAGGAGGTTGTGAAGCCCTTTGACTGGTCCTACACCACAGACTATACGGGCACCGTTCAGGCTGGTGGCCGGTCATTTGAACCAACGACAAAATCTATACccttagaattattaaaacgGCCGGATCCCATACTCTTTTTCGATGAGGTCATACTATACGAAGACGAACTCGCTGATAACGGCATCACTATGCTATCCTGCAAAATTCGCGTTATGCCAGCCAGACTACTGTTATTATCAAGATTCTTCCTACGACTTGATAATGTTCTGTTTCGGCTTAGAGACACGAGGGTTTATATCGACTTTGAGAACAAAGAAGTGATCAGAGAGTTCCAGTCCAAAGAATTAGACTATGAGACAGTTCGACAG ACTCTAACCACAACGAGAGATGACGTTCCTGCCGTTATGCGCGACCCTAATAGGCTGTCGGagattcttcctcttcgtgAAAAGCGTTTAGAACGGGTCACTCTAGAAGATTAG